Proteins co-encoded in one Erwinia sp. genomic window:
- a CDS encoding hypothetical protein (ID:JIFNMEKO_00548;~source:Prodigal:2.6), with protein MLKLILKPWRLTCTLALFAALSVHADQAQDILKRSDLIRNPQTSFVVTVSLKQYDNNKLTDQNRVTTHSRQNASGQFLTIIHIDEPASDRGKLLLRNDNILWFYDPKSKASVRMSPRQRLLGNASNGDVITSNFTLDYAAVLAGEETVTDGDRAARPAWKLQLSAINDFAPYKQVELWVDKANDRPLKGKFYGNSGKLLKVAWYRNW; from the coding sequence ATGCTTAAGCTAATACTGAAACCATGGCGACTGACTTGCACGCTGGCCCTGTTTGCCGCGTTGTCTGTCCATGCCGATCAGGCACAGGATATTCTGAAACGCTCCGACCTGATCCGTAATCCACAGACTTCATTTGTCGTTACCGTTTCACTAAAACAATATGATAATAACAAGCTGACCGATCAGAACCGTGTCACAACGCATTCACGTCAGAATGCCAGTGGCCAGTTTTTGACCATTATTCACATTGACGAGCCTGCCAGTGACCGAGGCAAGTTACTGTTACGAAACGACAATATCCTATGGTTTTATGATCCAAAATCCAAGGCATCAGTACGCATGTCACCCCGTCAGCGACTGCTCGGCAATGCCTCAAATGGTGATGTAATTACCTCTAACTTTACACTGGACTATGCCGCCGTGCTGGCTGGCGAAGAGACAGTGACTGATGGTGATCGCGCAGCCCGTCCAGCATGGAAATTGCAGCTCAGCGCCATCAACGATTTCGCGCCTTATAAACAGGTCGAACTCTGGGTAGACAAGGCCAACGACCGACCGCTGAAAGGAAAATTTTATGGCAATAGCGGAAAATTACTGAAAGTTGCCTGGTATCGCAACTGGTAG
- the ytrF gene encoding ABC transporter permease YtrF (ID:JIFNMEKO_00549;~source:Prodigal:2.6) has product MIQEQGQLQIYQQGYLKYGAADPDNYTINNYQAVTALLLGDPELKKQISVITPQISLAGIAGVVSTDNSKTFLGRGVIPQDVDKMRLWDGWHVNVSTPPTGLKPEQHDGAIVGVGMARLLGLCKPLNIPACEDPPLLKKVVSTEQMDISALMTREDKEQLSQQTDSDKGAQVNLLAASTEGAPNIVSVYVNQAQPQAQRALDNAFVMMHFDLARELLYSQQPRATVMMVQLNDPNQVEQVKQQIQQALNDSGMQLEVFRFNEVDPSFDRIFAMFTIIFGVVSLFLAIVIIFTITNTINLTVMERVGEIGTIRAMGFRRSFIMRMFMAESALMGLFGVLTALGLTLIISMIINSMNISWTPPSNATPITINLMILENPQLALGIMLFLFTLSVIAAIWPTYKASRMNIISAIHHV; this is encoded by the coding sequence ATGATCCAGGAGCAGGGGCAGCTACAGATCTATCAGCAAGGCTATCTGAAATATGGTGCAGCAGATCCGGATAATTACACCATCAACAACTATCAGGCGGTGACCGCGCTGTTGCTGGGTGATCCTGAGCTGAAAAAACAGATCTCGGTGATTACACCGCAAATCTCGCTGGCAGGTATCGCCGGCGTGGTGTCAACCGACAACAGTAAAACCTTCCTCGGACGGGGTGTTATTCCTCAGGACGTTGACAAAATGCGCCTCTGGGATGGCTGGCATGTGAATGTTTCTACGCCGCCAACAGGTCTGAAACCAGAACAACATGATGGGGCTATCGTTGGCGTCGGTATGGCCCGGCTGCTCGGTTTGTGCAAACCATTAAACATCCCAGCCTGTGAAGATCCGCCATTACTGAAAAAAGTTGTCTCGACCGAACAGATGGATATCAGTGCTCTGATGACCCGCGAGGATAAAGAGCAGCTTAGCCAACAAACAGACAGCGATAAAGGTGCACAGGTAAACCTGCTGGCGGCCAGCACAGAAGGCGCACCGAATATTGTCAGCGTCTATGTTAATCAGGCACAACCTCAGGCACAACGCGCATTAGATAATGCGTTTGTGATGATGCATTTCGATCTCGCCCGCGAATTATTATACAGCCAGCAGCCTCGTGCCACGGTGATGATGGTTCAACTCAATGATCCTAATCAGGTGGAGCAGGTTAAACAGCAGATTCAACAGGCTCTCAATGACAGTGGCATGCAGTTGGAAGTTTTCCGCTTCAACGAAGTCGATCCTTCATTCGATCGCATCTTTGCCATGTTTACCATTATCTTTGGTGTGGTGTCGTTGTTTCTGGCTATCGTCATTATTTTTACCATTACCAACACTATCAATCTCACCGTAATGGAACGTGTTGGAGAAATAGGCACCATCCGGGCAATGGGCTTTCGCCGCAGTTTCATTATGCGCATGTTTATGGCAGAAAGTGCGCTAATGGGATTATTTGGTGTCCTTACCGCCCTGGGCCTCACTCTGATCATCAGCATGATCATCAACAGTATGAATATCAGCTGGACGCCACCGAGCAACGCAACCCCGATCACCATCAACCTGATGATTCTGGAAAACCCACAACTGGCGCTGGGTATTATGCTCTTCCTGTTCACGCTTTCGGTGATCGCTGCTATTTGGCCAACCTATAAAGCCTCACGCATGAATATTATTTCAGCTATCCATCATGTCTGA
- a CDS encoding hypothetical protein (ID:JIFNMEKO_00550;~source:Prodigal:2.6), whose protein sequence is MIWSIALRNLLKNGRRSVITITSIGIGGLAMMLFGGFVTSIYFGV, encoded by the coding sequence ATGATTTGGTCGATCGCACTTCGCAACCTGCTGAAAAACGGCCGACGCTCGGTCATTACTATTACCTCGATTGGCATTGGCGGGCTGGCAATGATGCTGTTTGGCGGCTTTGTCACCTCTATCTATTTTGGTGTGTAA
- the yknY gene encoding putative ABC transporter ATP-binding protein YknY (ID:JIFNMEKO_00551;~source:Prodigal:2.6), translating to MSPVNTSSVTTATHLPRWANDGNIALFDAVVKKYNMDGYQFTAINKAECAIPKGEITFFYGPSGSGKSTFLNMLGMLDKPDEGKITILGQDVLAMNDNQAADFRSRHIGFIFQSFNLIPVLSVRENVEFPLLRHKLSRQERREKAEYYLESVGLKDYINRRLGEISGGQRQRVAIARALVTTPALVIADEPTANLDSATSDEIIHLMLDMRRQFDTSFVICTHNENLLSESGRLIHIVDGKLQDIGGLQ from the coding sequence ATGAGCCCTGTAAATACCTCATCAGTTACAACAGCAACTCACCTTCCGCGCTGGGCTAATGATGGCAATATTGCCTTATTCGATGCGGTTGTAAAAAAATACAACATGGATGGTTATCAGTTTACGGCAATAAATAAGGCCGAATGCGCGATCCCCAAGGGAGAAATAACTTTTTTTTATGGTCCATCAGGCAGTGGTAAGTCCACATTTCTGAATATGCTCGGCATGCTGGATAAACCGGATGAAGGAAAAATCACCATTCTGGGCCAGGATGTGTTGGCAATGAATGACAATCAGGCTGCTGATTTCCGCTCACGGCATATTGGTTTTATTTTTCAATCTTTTAACCTTATCCCGGTGCTGTCTGTGCGTGAAAATGTTGAATTTCCCTTACTGCGTCACAAGCTTTCGCGACAGGAACGACGAGAAAAGGCCGAGTACTATCTGGAATCAGTCGGATTGAAAGACTACATCAATCGTCGTCTCGGTGAAATCAGTGGTGGGCAACGCCAGCGTGTGGCGATTGCCCGCGCACTGGTCACAACCCCGGCTCTGGTGATTGCTGACGAACCGACAGCTAACCTGGATTCAGCCACGTCAGATGAAATAATCCATTTGATGCTCGATATGCGTCGGCAGTTCGATACCAGCTTTGTTATCTGTACTCACAACGAAAATCTGCTCAGCGAGTCAGGCCGATTAATTCACATTGTGGATGGAAAATTACAGGATATTGGAGGTCTGCAATGA
- a CDS encoding hypothetical protein (ID:JIFNMEKO_00552;~source:Prodigal:2.6), whose product MMESIVITGATTHLQQQTCQQNAAGSVGKSITFPYTDTVERKRQTPASNMLLHLCQQLFLQTGVEDAAMFGAQTGLVSGAYYGCMSITQGILTALRQKGPRGVDAIEFAKSTHSFPLSAASIEFALLGPAAAVVSGELASLEALIMARDWLLAGRCQRVIVVGYEYLSPLLHTHLPHIGGDADYSDNMSVALLETKASALSRGAPVLAELIRLRRFSGPLANMARQWGTAIQQIELGNEACRFLSASTLQADAVTLEQAVAENCKSSQLALRSEMQRFLGATTVMQLVASLNAPTACEWVLNSFAPGGGGMIHLRKETL is encoded by the coding sequence ATGATGGAAAGCATTGTGATTACCGGAGCGACAACTCATTTGCAACAACAGACATGCCAGCAGAACGCAGCTGGCAGCGTCGGTAAAAGCATCACTTTTCCTTATACAGATACCGTTGAACGTAAACGTCAGACACCTGCATCAAACATGCTATTACATCTGTGTCAGCAACTCTTTCTGCAAACCGGAGTAGAGGATGCTGCGATGTTCGGTGCGCAGACAGGCCTCGTTTCCGGGGCATATTATGGTTGTATGAGCATCACTCAGGGTATTTTGACTGCGCTACGACAGAAAGGACCTCGTGGTGTCGATGCCATTGAGTTTGCCAAGTCTACCCATAGCTTCCCGCTGTCGGCTGCCAGCATTGAATTCGCCCTGTTGGGGCCTGCTGCCGCAGTGGTGTCAGGAGAACTGGCTTCTCTCGAAGCGTTAATCATGGCCCGTGACTGGCTGTTGGCCGGGCGATGTCAGCGGGTAATTGTCGTGGGGTATGAGTATCTTTCGCCACTGCTGCATACCCACTTACCGCATATCGGTGGTGATGCAGACTATAGCGATAACATGAGCGTGGCGCTACTGGAAACTAAAGCCAGCGCGCTGTCACGAGGTGCGCCAGTACTTGCAGAACTGATTCGTCTCAGGCGATTTTCCGGCCCACTGGCAAATATGGCCAGACAATGGGGAACTGCGATACAGCAGATTGAACTCGGGAATGAAGCATGCCGATTTTTATCAGCGAGCACCCTCCAGGCCGATGCGGTGACACTTGAACAGGCCGTTGCCGAAAATTGCAAATCCAGTCAACTGGCTCTGCGTTCTGAAATGCAGCGTTTTTTAGGTGCAACCACGGTGATGCAACTGGTTGCTTCACTTAATGCGCCCACAGCGTGCGAATGGGTATTGAACAGTTTTGCACCCGGAGGTGGAGGGATGATCCATTTGCGTAAGGAAACGTTATGA
- a CDS encoding hypothetical protein (ID:JIFNMEKO_00553;~source:Prodigal:2.6) produces the protein MKQKINQRTVAVTGMGTLTREAIGLSALWLHLLEGGALPKKPTHFNGSVFRSQHTYSVDPQALWQQALSSSWPANAALYQRLPCAGYGWLAAREAMQQAGIDDALALSMGLSFATTSGGTMDSFAAS, from the coding sequence ATGAAGCAAAAAATAAATCAAAGGACGGTCGCAGTCACGGGCATGGGAACGCTGACCCGTGAGGCTATCGGCCTGTCCGCCTTATGGCTTCATTTGCTTGAAGGGGGGGCATTGCCCAAAAAACCCACGCACTTCAATGGTAGCGTATTTCGATCGCAACACACCTATTCTGTTGATCCACAAGCACTGTGGCAGCAGGCATTGAGCAGTTCATGGCCTGCTAACGCCGCGCTCTATCAACGTTTGCCATGTGCCGGTTACGGTTGGCTGGCTGCACGTGAAGCTATGCAGCAGGCAGGTATCGATGATGCTCTTGCCCTGTCAATGGGGCTAAGTTTCGCCACAACCAGTGGCGGAACCATGGACAGTTTTGCTGCTAGTTAA
- the fabF_1 gene encoding 3-oxoacyl-[acyl-carrier-protein] synthase 2 (ID:JIFNMEKO_00554;~source:Prodigal:2.6) has translation MSVFSCACISSVAAFSHAFERIRQGDVPLMLAGGCDQIREADFAGFNALRAISPDACRPFDSQRKGMVMGDGAAMMVLEDLEHALARGARPLAIFRSCGLASDGHHLTAPIPDGLVRAMRQALGSVDDEIPGYINCHGTGTQANDHSELQAMQQIFGEQAGRLTISSTKSGTGHLLGSAGALEAVLSVKILLEQRVPPMSTCLSPIAEMNFRMPDTTDSLSLNTNMVMSNSLGFGGLNGSLIFARYQGQSPQP, from the coding sequence GTGAGTGTATTTTCCTGTGCGTGTATCAGTAGTGTGGCGGCGTTCAGCCATGCTTTTGAACGTATCCGACAAGGCGATGTACCGTTGATGCTGGCAGGGGGATGCGATCAGATCCGTGAGGCCGATTTTGCCGGTTTCAACGCGTTGCGTGCTATCTCTCCTGATGCTTGCCGTCCGTTCGACTCTCAACGTAAAGGGATGGTTATGGGCGATGGGGCAGCGATGATGGTGCTGGAGGATCTTGAGCATGCTCTGGCTCGGGGTGCAAGGCCGCTGGCTATTTTCCGCAGCTGTGGACTGGCGTCAGATGGCCATCATTTGACGGCACCGATACCCGATGGACTGGTGAGGGCCATGCGGCAAGCTTTGGGGAGCGTGGATGATGAGATCCCCGGTTACATAAACTGCCATGGTACCGGTACCCAGGCCAATGATCATAGTGAGTTGCAGGCTATGCAGCAGATTTTTGGTGAGCAGGCCGGGCGACTGACAATCAGTTCCACGAAAAGCGGCACCGGGCATTTACTGGGTAGCGCTGGAGCTCTTGAGGCTGTGCTGTCGGTCAAAATCCTGCTTGAGCAACGCGTGCCGCCCATGAGCACTTGTCTCTCTCCCATCGCGGAGATGAACTTCCGCATGCCTGATACCACAGATTCATTATCTCTCAATACCAACATGGTGATGAGTAACTCTTTAGGTTTTGGTGGCCTGAATGGCAGTTTGATCTTTGCACGTTACCAGGGGCAATCGCCTCAACCATAA
- the pigA gene encoding Flavoprotein desaturase PigA (ID:JIFNMEKO_00555;~source:Prodigal:2.6), giving the protein MTMTEEQFTALLTGIEAWIAPINQGWLKDDLQGEFGRHRWELLQACGLTGLLNSQQAGGLGMNAPQVARFMAHLGEHCLDGGLTFALCTHLCSTSLPLERFGSAALCEKLLPDVMAGKRIGAHAITEAGSGSDAFAMATSAQREAGGWRLNGTKIFVSNGPIADQVVIYASTDRQRGTLGGFSAFLVDVHTAGIVVGPAAHKMGLKTSPLSDIYLTDVFVDDARLLGKEGMGFAILDFVMKWEVLCVFACQAGEMRRRLAQCLKQAKTRTQFGQPVGKNQAVALRLVNMHLQVETAQYWLTRAAEALHSGKNIAGEIAAAKLVISESNVATALDAVTLFGGSGYMAKMGIEKQLRDAVGGVIYSGTSDIQRNRLATMLGL; this is encoded by the coding sequence ATGACCATGACCGAAGAGCAATTTACGGCGTTACTGACCGGTATTGAGGCTTGGATCGCGCCAATCAATCAGGGATGGTTAAAGGATGATCTGCAAGGTGAGTTTGGTCGCCATCGTTGGGAACTATTACAAGCCTGTGGTCTGACTGGCTTACTCAACAGTCAGCAGGCTGGGGGGCTGGGAATGAATGCGCCGCAAGTCGCGCGTTTTATGGCCCATTTAGGCGAGCATTGTCTGGACGGTGGTCTGACCTTCGCACTCTGCACGCATCTTTGCAGTACATCTCTGCCACTCGAAAGATTTGGCTCTGCCGCGTTGTGCGAGAAACTGTTACCCGATGTGATGGCGGGGAAGCGTATAGGAGCGCACGCCATTACTGAAGCCGGTAGCGGATCTGATGCTTTTGCTATGGCCACCTCTGCCCAGCGTGAAGCCGGTGGCTGGCGGCTTAACGGCACCAAAATATTTGTCTCCAATGGTCCGATTGCTGATCAGGTGGTCATCTACGCTTCTACAGACCGCCAGCGGGGCACACTGGGTGGATTCAGCGCCTTTTTGGTTGATGTACACACAGCTGGGATAGTGGTCGGGCCGGCCGCTCACAAAATGGGGCTGAAGACTTCACCACTGAGTGATATTTACCTTACGGATGTATTTGTGGATGACGCGCGGTTACTGGGTAAAGAGGGAATGGGGTTTGCCATCCTCGATTTTGTCATGAAATGGGAAGTGCTATGCGTCTTCGCGTGCCAGGCCGGTGAAATGCGACGTCGTTTGGCGCAATGCCTGAAACAGGCGAAAACACGAACTCAGTTTGGTCAGCCTGTCGGTAAAAACCAGGCAGTGGCTCTTCGTCTGGTCAATATGCATTTGCAGGTAGAAACGGCGCAGTACTGGCTGACAAGGGCGGCTGAGGCACTGCACAGTGGCAAGAATATCGCCGGAGAAATTGCTGCGGCCAAGCTGGTGATCAGTGAAAGTAATGTGGCAACCGCATTAGATGCCGTGACGCTGTTTGGCGGATCAGGCTATATGGCGAAAATGGGCATTGAAAAACAGCTGCGTGATGCAGTAGGCGGCGTGATTTACTCAGGTACTTCCGACATTCAGCGTAATCGTCTGGCAACGATGTTGGGATTATAA
- a CDS encoding hypothetical protein (ID:JIFNMEKO_00556;~source:Prodigal:2.6) produces the protein MSQILPQQIADWVMNARDPQATAVIFGEETCSYRQLAEGAALLASTLPPLTADNPYCVLVVKKGLLHCRP, from the coding sequence ATGAGCCAGATATTACCTCAACAGATTGCTGACTGGGTGATGAATGCGCGTGATCCTCAGGCTACAGCGGTTATTTTTGGTGAAGAGACTTGTAGTTATCGGCAGTTGGCCGAGGGCGCTGCATTACTGGCATCTACGCTGCCACCACTCACAGCCGATAATCCTTATTGCGTGTTGGTGGTAAAAAAGGGATTGCTGCACTGCAGGCCGTGA
- the dltA gene encoding D-alanine--D-alanyl carrier protein ligase (ID:JIFNMEKO_00557;~source:Prodigal:2.6), whose translation MGILSLGGCYVPLETDYPAERLQMVLKTLCPKVVIVDSTTEAMVRPLAQALGVCIVNIDTLPESGKPHSHPLQQPLAAILHTSGSTGLPKSVYIGAAQIEAFTRWVDDAFHPEEGDRLLNHAPLAFDLTFLDLFAVFRCGATLLLTRENEANSGVRLSQICQQQHATLWHSTPTSLRLLLAHDSQACYPSMRAVLFAGEPMPGDLFAKLIPLFPNAEFYNVYGSSETNDTFCYHVPKISFTGIVPLGYPLAYTEWRLLDEQQQPVSAGQAGELWVHCPTLMSGYGDKALTYQAFRQFAGKRFFRTNDRVRMDENGLFHFIGRCDWMVKVNGFRVDLLDVEQTALRCGWLDEVVAFIAERDGERQLEIAAYSAVPESTMKLRQHLARYLPVYALPRRYHFSDQPLAKNNNGKLCRRTVANTHCQLNN comes from the coding sequence ATGGGCATATTAAGCCTCGGCGGCTGTTATGTTCCGCTGGAGACGGATTATCCTGCGGAACGTTTGCAGATGGTACTGAAAACGTTATGCCCTAAAGTAGTGATCGTTGATAGCACCACCGAGGCGATGGTGCGTCCACTGGCTCAGGCACTGGGGGTGTGTATCGTGAATATTGACACCTTACCGGAAAGTGGCAAACCACACAGCCACCCTCTGCAGCAGCCGCTGGCGGCTATTCTTCATACATCAGGTTCTACAGGCCTGCCGAAATCGGTGTATATCGGTGCGGCACAGATCGAGGCATTTACCCGCTGGGTTGATGATGCTTTTCATCCGGAAGAGGGCGACAGACTACTCAACCATGCTCCACTGGCGTTCGACCTGACTTTCCTCGATCTTTTCGCGGTATTTCGCTGTGGTGCCACCTTGCTCTTAACGCGTGAAAATGAGGCAAACAGCGGAGTACGACTGAGTCAAATTTGCCAGCAACAGCACGCCACGTTGTGGCACTCAACCCCGACATCATTACGTTTACTGTTGGCCCACGACAGCCAGGCATGTTACCCGTCGATGCGTGCTGTGTTGTTTGCCGGTGAACCGATGCCGGGAGACTTGTTTGCTAAATTGATACCCCTCTTTCCCAATGCTGAGTTTTACAACGTCTACGGTAGCAGTGAAACCAATGACACCTTCTGTTATCACGTGCCCAAAATATCATTTACCGGCATCGTTCCGTTAGGCTACCCACTGGCATACACCGAATGGCGATTACTCGATGAGCAGCAACAACCGGTCAGCGCCGGACAGGCAGGCGAGTTATGGGTACATTGTCCAACGTTGATGTCAGGCTATGGTGACAAGGCATTAACCTACCAGGCATTTCGCCAGTTTGCAGGAAAACGATTCTTTCGTACGAATGACCGGGTACGCATGGATGAAAACGGGCTGTTTCATTTTATCGGGCGCTGTGACTGGATGGTCAAAGTGAATGGTTTTCGTGTTGACCTGCTGGATGTCGAGCAGACTGCTCTGCGCTGTGGCTGGCTCGATGAGGTGGTGGCGTTTATCGCTGAACGTGATGGCGAGCGTCAACTGGAAATTGCCGCTTACAGCGCTGTGCCTGAGAGCACGATGAAATTACGTCAGCATTTGGCCCGTTATTTACCGGTTTATGCACTACCCCGCCGTTATCATTTTTCTGATCAGCCACTGGCAAAAAACAACAACGGTAAGCTATGTCGTCGCACTGTGGCTAATACGCATTGCCAGCTTAATAACTAA
- the dltC gene encoding D-alanine--poly(phosphoribitol) ligase subunit 2 (ID:JIFNMEKO_00558;~source:Prodigal:2.6) encodes MNVKAIIASFLSEEFAPDIKAEEFDASMNLVDFGIIDSLGVLKLVAWLESDFGIVVQPEELNVEQFSSLAAIAEFVDCKLAANI; translated from the coding sequence ATGAATGTAAAAGCGATTATTGCCAGTTTTCTGAGTGAGGAATTTGCACCCGATATTAAGGCTGAGGAATTTGATGCCAGCATGAATTTAGTCGATTTCGGCATCATTGACAGTCTGGGAGTACTCAAGCTGGTTGCCTGGCTGGAAAGTGACTTTGGCATTGTCGTACAGCCGGAAGAGTTGAATGTTGAACAGTTCAGTTCGCTGGCTGCGATTGCTGAGTTTGTCGATTGCAAATTGGCGGCCAATATCTGA
- the trpD_1 gene encoding Anthranilate phosphoribosyltransferase (ID:JIFNMEKO_00559;~source:Prodigal:2.6) produces the protein MTQDTFLRALIRQEHLSVEQMVEFWRQVDHGDQSPQGILAVLSILSSRPAEIDVAFSFLRYLQLAYPKTSLQAAHDAVNIVGTGGGISTFNISTTAAFVVAAAGGRVLKSGSRAYSSLTGSQDVLERLGIRIPANDDVLSEMLHTLGIGFAPVGRYPALCR, from the coding sequence GTGACCCAGGATACTTTTCTCAGGGCCTTGATTCGTCAGGAACATCTGAGTGTGGAACAGATGGTCGAATTTTGGCGGCAGGTTGACCATGGAGATCAATCCCCGCAAGGCATACTGGCGGTGTTGAGCATTCTTTCCAGTCGTCCGGCGGAAATTGATGTGGCGTTCTCTTTCCTGCGTTATCTGCAACTGGCTTATCCCAAAACGTCTCTTCAGGCCGCCCATGATGCAGTCAATATCGTTGGTACTGGTGGCGGTATCAGCACGTTCAATATTTCCACTACCGCTGCATTTGTAGTTGCGGCGGCGGGGGGACGAGTGCTGAAAAGTGGGTCTCGCGCTTATAGCAGCCTGACAGGATCTCAGGATGTGCTGGAACGATTAGGCATCAGGATCCCCGCTAATGATGATGTGCTGAGTGAAATGTTGCACACGCTGGGTATAGGCTTTGCCCCGGTAGGGCGTTATCCGGCACTTTGCCGGTGA
- the trpD_2 gene encoding Anthranilate phosphoribosyltransferase (ID:JIFNMEKO_00560;~source:Prodigal:2.6) — MGQLVNRLGPLLCPFELKGQLVGVSDTGLLQTLACTAHQLGLKNYLFTHASVGADEMLPFGTNQCWWVGERSDRQWNEVVDSVGTPAVKGDLSRLRGGNAAENAQRLQRVLAADDCAEAIDAVTLNAGAALLVAGQVTSVRQGVALAKEALFSGAALNVLRRTQAFCRQLRVSAA, encoded by the coding sequence GTGGGGCAGCTGGTAAATCGTTTGGGGCCATTACTTTGTCCTTTTGAGTTAAAGGGACAGTTGGTCGGCGTATCTGATACCGGGTTGTTGCAGACCCTGGCTTGCACTGCGCACCAGTTAGGGCTGAAAAACTACCTTTTCACCCACGCCTCTGTTGGTGCAGACGAGATGTTACCGTTTGGTACCAACCAATGCTGGTGGGTTGGCGAGCGCAGTGATCGCCAATGGAATGAAGTGGTCGATAGTGTCGGCACGCCAGCAGTCAAAGGTGACCTGAGCCGGTTAAGAGGGGGCAACGCGGCAGAAAATGCACAACGTCTGCAGCGTGTGTTAGCGGCGGATGACTGTGCTGAGGCGATCGATGCGGTGACGCTGAATGCAGGGGCCGCCTTGCTGGTTGCTGGTCAGGTGACTTCGGTACGACAGGGCGTCGCGCTGGCTAAAGAGGCATTGTTCAGCGGTGCCGCACTGAATGTTTTGCGGCGAACCCAGGCCTTTTGTCGTCAGTTAAGGGTATCTGCAGCATGA
- the trpC_1 gene encoding Indole-3-glycerol phosphate synthase (ID:JIFNMEKO_00561;~source:Prodigal:2.6): protein MSAFIQALRTAAVPLIAEIKPFSPEYGDLLRGRNPSDIARSYVSQGVSCLSVTTGRWHHGTLRMLQEIAHDVAVPVLRKDFITRRTQLAESRDAGAAAVLLSAQLLRRQELSGLVTQALEMGLTPFIEADNARQLTGLQLPAESVLAICNRDIRQQEKDDGSVNRSLSLYQLARDCGAGLLVSASAMRQPEDVLQAWQAGFDAMLIGTALLVHEPVEQTLASFIQILTLDKKAFISSR from the coding sequence ATGAGCGCGTTCATCCAGGCTCTACGTACTGCAGCAGTGCCACTGATAGCCGAAATAAAACCTTTTTCGCCCGAGTACGGTGATTTGCTGCGTGGCAGAAATCCTTCGGATATCGCTCGCAGTTATGTTTCTCAGGGGGTTTCTTGTCTCTCTGTCACCACCGGGCGTTGGCATCACGGCACACTCCGTATGTTACAGGAAATCGCTCATGACGTTGCTGTACCGGTATTACGCAAAGACTTCATTACGCGCCGTACGCAGCTGGCCGAGAGTCGTGATGCCGGCGCTGCAGCGGTATTACTCAGTGCTCAGTTGTTACGGCGTCAGGAGCTTTCAGGATTGGTCACACAGGCTCTTGAGATGGGACTGACACCATTCATTGAGGCTGATAACGCGAGGCAATTAACAGGATTGCAGTTGCCTGCAGAGAGTGTTTTGGCGATTTGTAACCGTGATATCCGCCAGCAGGAAAAAGATGATGGTTCAGTGAATCGCAGCCTTTCCCTCTATCAACTGGCCCGAGACTGCGGAGCCGGACTGTTGGTAAGCGCCAGCGCAATGCGACAACCAGAGGACGTATTACAGGCGTGGCAAGCAGGTTTTGATGCGATGCTGATCGGCACCGCTTTATTAGTTCATGAGCCAGTTGAACAAACGCTGGCATCGTTTATTCAGATCTTGACTCTTGATAAAAAGGCTTTTATATCAAGCAGATAA
- the mipA_1 gene encoding MltA-interacting protein (ID:JIFNMEKO_00562;~source:Prodigal:2.6), with amino-acid sequence MATSLSVQADEFSLGAAALMTSNPYVGSKDQVFPVPVLGYEGEIGYFRGLTGGIYLWNDEVNTLSINAYYLPMYFKPADSDVNAMKRLDKRRSTLMAGVGYRYKNPFWDSFVLKCPVIRSITTTVSWVT; translated from the coding sequence GTGGCGACAAGCTTGAGCGTGCAGGCAGATGAATTTTCGCTCGGGGCAGCTGCGTTAATGACATCAAATCCTTATGTTGGCAGCAAAGATCAGGTATTCCCGGTACCTGTGCTGGGTTATGAAGGGGAAATCGGTTATTTTCGCGGGCTGACGGGCGGCATCTATTTGTGGAACGACGAAGTGAATACCTTGTCAATCAACGCTTATTATCTGCCGATGTATTTTAAACCAGCGGACAGCGATGTTAATGCAATGAAGCGCCTGGATAAAAGACGTTCCACGCTGATGGCCGGGGTAGGGTACCGCTATAAAAATCCGTTTTGGGACAGCTTCGTTTTGAAATGTCCGGTGATACGCTCGATAACAACGACGGTCTCCTGGGTGACATGA